The Coffea arabica cultivar ET-39 chromosome 9e, Coffea Arabica ET-39 HiFi, whole genome shotgun sequence genome has a window encoding:
- the LOC113710204 gene encoding protein IQ-DOMAIN 3 has product MGKKGGWFSAVKRVLSPESNEKKDKKTRKSKRWFGRQRSADLDAVQTENAIATPAASSTVEEVKLTEAENEQNKHAYSVALATAVAAEAAVAAAKAAAEIVRLTAAAHYSGKSKEEIAAIKIQTAFRGYMARRALRALRGLVRLKTMVQGQSVKRQATTTLRCMQALAHVQSQIHARRIRMSEENEALQRQIQQKREKELEKLRTSIGDNWNDSTQSKEQHEATLQSKHEAAIRRERALAYAYSHQQTRRNSSKSANQTFMDPNNPQWGWSWLERWMAARPWESKTAVDKELNSDRASLKSATRAASVGEFRPYYDDNKPSPSAHRQSRPPSRQSPSTPHSKTPTSSYITGKMRSPSVKGSNRLDEDSRSFCSAQSDFQRRHSIAGSSVRDDESLASSPAVPSYMAPTHSAKAKSRLPSPMGLENNGTPDKGSVSSSRKRLSFSTSPATARRHSGSPKMDASSVKDINATS; this is encoded by the exons ATGGGGAAGAAAGGGGGCTGGTTTTCTGCAGTGAAAAGGGTGCTTAGTCCTGaatcaaatgaaaagaaagataag AAAACCCGTAAATCGAAAAGATGGTTTGGAAGACAGAGGAGCGCGGATTTGGATGCTGTACAAACAGAAAATGCAATCGCAACTCCTGCAGCCTCATCTACTGTGGAGGAAGTAAAATTGACTGAAGCTGAAAATGAGCAGAATAAACATGCCTATTCTGTTGCTCTTGCCACTGCCGTGGCAGCAGAAGCAGCTGTAGCAGCTGCTAAGGCAGCAGCAGAGATTGTTCGGCTCACAGCTGCAGCTCATTATTCTGGCAAATCAAAGGAGGAAATTGCTGCTATCAAGATTCAAACAGCTTTTCGTGGATACATG GCAAGAAGGGCATTGCGGGCTTTAAGAGGATTGGTGAGGTTGAAAACTATGGTTCAAGGGCAATCTGTCAAACGTCAAGCAACAACCACCTTAAGATGCATGCAGGCCCTCGCCCATGTGCAATCTCAGATTCATGCAAGGAGAATCAGAATGTCAGAGGAGAATGAGGCTCTCCAGAGACAGATCCAACAGAAGCGTGAGAAGGAGCTTGAGAAGCTGAGAACATCT ATTGGAGATAACTGGAATGACAGCACTCAATCAAAGGAGCAACACGAAGCAACCCTGCAGAGCAAGCACGAAGCAGCTATTAGAAGGGAAAGGGCATTGGCTTATGCATATTCGCATCAG CAAACACGGAGAAACTCTTCTAAATCTGCAAACCAGACGTTCATGGATCCAAACAATCCTCAGTGGGGGTGGAGTTGGTTAGAGCGATGGATGGCTGCCCGGCCTTGGGAATCAAAAACTGCAGTTGACAAAGAGCTCAACAGTGATCGTGCTTCTCTAAAGAGTGCAACCCGAGCTGCTTCTGTTGGGGAATTCCGCCCATACTATGATGATAATAAGCCTTCTCCATCTGCTCATAGGCAAAGCCGCCCTCCAAGTCGTCAATCACCTTCAACTCCCCATTCAAAGACACCAACCTCGTCCTACATTACAGGAAAGATGAGGTCACCAAGTGTAAAAGGAAGTAACCGTTTGGATGAAGACTCTAGAAGCTTCTGCAGTGCACAGTCAGATTTCCAACGGAGGCATAGTATAGCTGGTTCTTCAGTGAGGGATGATGAGAGCCTTGCAAGCTCTCCTGCAGTTCCTAGCTACATGGCCCCTACGCATTCAGCTAAAGCCAAGTCCAGGTTACCAAGCCCCATGGGTTTGGAAAACAATGGGACACCAGACAAAGGATCAGTTAGTTCTTCGAGGAAGAGGTTATCTTTCTCCACTTCTCCTGCTACCGCAAGGAGGCACTCTGGGTCCCCTAAGATGGATGCCAGCTCTGTTAAAGACATCAATGCTACCTCATGA